The DNA sequence ATTAGCTTGCCTGAGCTCCTGGTTTTCTGGGAGATGAGTAGGAGCAGACACACCAGTGCAGTGGTAGCTCCAACCTGCCACAACATCTTAAATGGCTTTGAATCAGCGAGACAGGAATTTGTTCCAGGGCTGGAGAGCTGTTTCCTAAGATGCTGCAGCAGTAGAGCAACACTCAAAAAAGGGTTTTCATTCCCTGAGGGAATGGTGCTTATGCCTGTAATTTAGCAACACAGTAAATCCTCTGGATTGCTTAGATGCAGGGTGACGCATGGGTGGAGTTCAACTCAAAGAtccttatgggtcccttccaactcgaGATCTAGCTGGAGTGTagagggatggggaatgggatcAATCCAAGTGAAATCTTTCTACTGTGAAGGTGACCACAAGTACTTGAAGAAAGTCTCACGCTGCTGCTCTCCATTGGTCCTTTGTGTTGTCCATGCCCTTTGGTCACTAGTGATTCTCTCTGAGGCTGGAGTTGCTTTCCCAGACCCTAGAGGCAGGAATTCTGTGCCCACAGGTCCCCTCCCAGCAGGCTAGGGTGGCAGATATCCTGAGCTTGGTCTTGGTCTCCTGGCAGCCAAAATGCAAGGCTGTGCCTGCCAAAGTTGGAAAAATCTCTCTCCCTGTTTGCTGGTGCATGAGGTCATCTCTCCTCTTGGCAGAGGCTCTACTGAGTGACTCCCTCTGGAATGTGGTTGCCGATGGGTGTGTGAGAGGGCGGTGCCCAGGTGTGAGCACTGAGAGCAGGAGGTTTTGCTTGGTCTCAGGAATCACATATGCAGAGGACAGGGACGTTGTACtctggggctgagctgtgccagaagagagctgggaaggagaaggcTCAGTGTGTATAATATACAAGGCACTGTCTGCATCCATGCAACAGGTTTCTGCCAATTTTTGGGCTTCCTGCACCTCCTGTGCTCTCAGATATGATCTGGGCAGGGGTTGGGTAGCTGGGCATGGCCtttcctgtccccaggaggccagcagagagcagagctacCTAGAGGGAGGTTGAGGCTCCCATGACAGCATCAGGGTGTTTTGGAGCAATTCCTCAGCAGGCTCTGTGCCTGAGAACCTGGCTTTTTCCCTTGGGATGTTTCTTTCTCCTGCCTGTCTTTGCCAACCATTCTATCAGCTGTGCCTGCACTCCTCAGTGATCCTGAGGAGCCTGTCTGGAGTAAAGGTCCTCAGGATTAAATGCTCCAGTAGTGGCCACTGAGGGATTGCCAAGTAGGTGAGAGGTGGCTTCAAGAGAGCAGCCAGACAAAGCAGTGGAGTGTTGGAGTGGGCACATCTGGTGAGATGCCTGAGTCTGATGTCCAGAGGGATCATCTGTCTTGGGTACAGAGGAATGCAGAATCTCATGCCTGTTCTTCCTGCCATCCCTCAtgcagcagtgtgggcagcTGCAGCTTTTCTTCACAATGAGGGAGGGTGGGGTGAGGTGACCTGTCCAATCCTACCCAAACCTTTTTTGTTAATCTTTCTCTTGGCTGGCACACTTCTGCCAAACTCCTTGAATCACAGACCACTCCTCATCACCCTGCACTGCAGACCTGGGTGGAGGGACCTGGTTGAGCTTTTGCTACTCAACTTATTCCTGGCTGGGTGAAACAAAGGATAACCTCAggaaattttcccttttccccaaaGTCTTCAGTAAGATTACCTATGCTTTTCTCAGGACAAgaccagggttttttttaaactatctCTACTTACTCAATGTCCTGGTTGTGTTGCAAAACTTGTGAAAGAATGGAGAACAGCCCTGGCAATGCTGTTGTGTGGATTGTGGCTGCTTGGCTTGGGTTTGTCCCTCCTCAGCAGTGAAATGGGGCATTCCTCCCCAGTGTGGGGATGCAGAGCACGGTGTGGGCACCAGTGGCACTGGGGTGGCTGATGGACACAGACATGGGGACAAACACAGAGATGTGGGGAAGCAGCTCACTGTtggcagagcaggaaggggaggtttgtgtcaccctgaaaattaagccttctgataatgttttcatagttccCATGAAAGTCctgtaaacataagttgtttacacattccttctaagaaatgtcttttatgGACGTTTCACATGACCtgtgtgattgggaaggtggtaacttaattatccaatccctgatCATCattgagaatctataaatactggagtcagagaataaagtcACAAGTTTTTGTTCTAACACTGAGGGTAGtagtgtgaatcattttgtgtcatttAGCGACAGGTTTGCACCACCTGCACCCTGTTCCTTGCCCCTCAGGGTAGGATTGCTGCTGGTGCCTTCATCTCTAGGCATCATCTGAGATGtctctctgctctcctctccccagATTGTGACTGCAATGGGATGTCCAGGCAGTGCATCTTTGACTGGCAGCTCCTGAGAGAGACAGGGAACGGGTACCGCTGCCTCGGCTGCCTGGGCAACACAGAGGGTACCCACTGCGAGCGCTGCAAGGATGGCTTCTTCCGACGGCGGGGGGAGCAatgctgcctgccctgcctctgccaCACCTGGGGTACGTccacagctgctgtgtgggGCAAGGAGGCTTAAGGCACCTGCTGAGCACCTGGGCAGGTCACACTCTGAGCCCCTACATACCAGACCACAGGTTTTAAGACCCGCCTCTGAAATAAGCACTAACtcacagaattatttgggttggaatgTACCCATCCCAACCTCTCCCTCCTGTCTTTCTGCAGGTTCCCTCAGCCCACAGTGCGACAGCGATGGCCGGTGCAGCTGCAAACCTGGAGTGATGGGGGACAAATGTGACCGGTGCCAGCTGGGCTTCGAGTCCCTGTCTGAGGCAGGGTGCTGGAGGAGCGGGCAGTGAGTGCTGGCTACCATCAGTGGCCAACAGGAGGGCCAGCCTCCAAAGCTTTCCTGGGGCCTATGCTGGCTGAAAACACCCCCTGCAAAGGCAGAGTTGGTTTCATGGTATCTCATGGACAACCTTAAGCCAACCATGCTGGCAAGAGTGGGCTTGAGTGGTTGGAGGTTGGACCTCCATGCTAACTTGCAGGGCTTTCTGTCCTGCAACACCATCAAAGTCTGAACTTAGCCACTCTCTGAGATGATGGTTTCATTATGCAGATAATGCCCAAAAAGCAACATGTAAAACAAAACCTGCCCATTTGTGGGGGCTGCCTCATGTTGGTGCCACTCACAAGGAGATGCACATGCAAAAATCAACCACTTCATGAAGCCCTGTTTAAACACCCTTAGAAAAGTTTCTGATCTGACTTTCTCAGGTGTGTCTTCTTCTTCCTTACCTCATTCTGCCATTGCTCCTTTGAGGCTGCTGGCAGGCAAAGGGTGTTAGCAAAAGACGGCTGCCTGCAGTCCTGCTGCTGGGCCTGGCCTCCTGCCTACGCCATCCTGGGATGCTGCTTGGTGGAGCTCAGCCAAGGTCTATAAAATTCATCCAGGGTTTATTAAGCTCAGTGGAGCTTCACTTTGCACTTGTGAGTCTGATGCTCTCGGATGCCCTGGAGCAGTAGCAATGGGCACTGGCTCAATGTGGCACCCACACTGCTGCAGATTTTGGAAAAAGGTGGCTATGCAGTTTATTTCCCCAGTTCTTGCATGGTAATGGTAGCTGGGAGGTTATCCGCTGTCTTGCATAGAAGTGGGAAGCACTGAGCTCCCAGGCCAAGCTGGAAATCCAGGTAGAGGTTTCTGCTGTCCCTTTGCAGGAGTCTGCAGTGTGAGTGTGACCCAGCAGGCAGCATGGGAGCCTGTCAATCTGGCCTCTGTGTCTGCAAGGAGAGCACCACTGGAGAGCGGTGCCAGAGGTGAGTATCAGGAGGATATGCTGGACACAGCTTGGCACAGCCTTCTTCTTTCTGCAGTTGGTTTCTTGGAAGTTCATCAAGTCttaggatggtttgggttggaaaggatgttagagctcatctcattccactccctgccatgggcatgtATCAGCGATGAAGAGACGGGCACAACTAACTCAGTGACCAGAATCCGAATTTACTGTGGGCTACGTAAGCTTATATAGCATTCTAGGAAAGCTAGTAATTTTTTACTACAATGATTGGGTTAAACATCATACAAACATAGTAGCATACATGCATATTTCAACATTGATTTGATCTTCTCCCTGTCGCCAGGCTTGATTCAATCTTCTAGCAAtcttcaaagctctgtttgTTCCTGCCAAGGCATTCTGACTATAGATCTCTTATGCTAGTCAAGTCCAAGGTACTTTCTGATTtcaccacaggcagggacacgtTCCACTACCCCAGATTGGTCCAAGCCCCATCTAacttggccttggacacttccagggatgtggcagctacagcttctctgggcaacctgggcCAGTCCCTCACCACCCTCTCAAAACAGTTTCTTCCCAGTATTCAATCTAGCCCTGCCCTCGGTCAGGTTGAAGACATTGCACACACCCATCTTGCTATTTCAGCCCAGTGATGACCTTGAACCCCCTGATGGGCTGTATTGCATCAGAGGGATGGTTGTGTGGGCCGGTAAAAGGAGAAAACTACTTGAACGTTGTCACCTTCTTGCATTTTCCCAGGTGCAAGCGACACTTCTATAACCTGGATGCCAGAAATCCTGCAGGATGCTCCCCCTGCTTCTGCTATGGGCACTCAGTCACTTGTATCAGTGCAGACAACCACAGTGTCCACAACATCACCTCTACCTTCCAGCAAGGTGAAGCCAAATCAGGACATCCCCATGGCTCCTGGGCATGTTTACCATCCCTTCTCTTCAGTGGGCTGGAGGAACCACATGGTTACTGGAATCCTAGAAACACCTTCCCTGTCCATGCTGACTGCTCCTTGTTGTTTGTGCTCCAGGTACTGAGGGCTGGCGAGGTGTTCATGAAAGtggctccccagcccagctccagtggTCCCCACGCCACCAGGATGCCTTCATAGCAGCAAGGAGATCAGAGCCAATATACTTTGTGGCACCTGGTAGGTGTAGGATCAGTGGCTGGCAAAGTGAACCCTTTGCTTGGTCTGATCCCATGAACTGACCCTttaggaagagagaaagattttaagccttttgttttccctttgcagCAAAATTCCTTGGGAACCAGCAGCTGAGCTATGGCCAGATGCTCTCCTTTGATTACCGCCTGGACCGAGGGGGACACCAGTCATCTCCACATGATGTGGTCCTAGAAGGACATGGCCTGAGAGTCAGTGCCCCCTTCCTGCCTCAGGGAAAGGTCCTGCCCTGTGGCATCAGCCAGATGTACACATTCAGGTAAgctgggggcagggggagcaaGAATGGTTGTGGTTTAAGAGGTCCTGTGTTCAGCTATGGTCCCTTGGAGGTGGCAAATGGCTGCCTGGTTTGGGCTAGATGCATCTCAGGTGCTTCTGTCCTGGATAAGAAGGTTCCTTTGTGAGAGGGGCAGCAGAAAATGTGGCTTGAGGTTGGGTTGGGTTCTCAGCTCCGGATCAGTTGCATGCATGGAAGTCATTGCCCAAAGGCTTGAGCTCCCAGGAGGGAGATGGGTAAGGGCTGTTGTGTTTTTTGGAGGAGGCATCTCATTTTTTTGAAATCAGTTCCACTTCCCCCCTCTCCCATGGCAGGCTGGACGAGCACCCAAGCAGCAATTGGAGCCCAAGACTGAATCACTTTGAATTTCGCAGGCTGCTGGGAAATCTGACAGCCCTCTGGATCCGAGCAACCTTTGGGGAATACAGTAAGTGCAGAGAGAGCTTGCAAGGTCGGCTACTCCTAGTTGTCGGAGACAACAAGTCTCTGGATGGATACACCTTTgctaaaatttattaaaatataaaaatagtaaGTGCTCCAAGGGGCAAAATTAAATAGCAAAGAGACTGAGCAGGATAGTAACTGCTTTGGCTGCCCATGGGCATTGCAATAGAATGTGCGACCTGTGCAGGTCCCGGCTGTGGGAGTGGTTCAGgcggagctgctgctccccgcAGGTGACCGGCTGTCCTTCCCTGCAGGCAGCGGCTACATCGATAATGTCACCCTGGTGTCGGCACGGCCCGTGCCCGGCGCCCCCGCGCCGTGGGTGGAGCGCTGCCAGTGCCCGGCGCCGTACCGGGGCCAGTTCTGCGAGAGCTGCGCCCCCGGCTACCGCAGAAACGCCCCCAGCCAGGGGCCCTTCAGCATCTGCGTGCCCTGCAATTGCCAGGGGGGAGGAATTTGTGATCCTGACACTGGTAAGAGAAGCGACCGTGACACCCTGCTTGTAGGCTGTATGGGAATTCAGGGAAGCTGCCTGTCTCCTGAGAATACAGCTGTGGGGAGTCGAGAGCACTGACTTCACAGAAATTTCTTCACGGAAGGGGTCATTAGATATCGTAAgggactgcccagggaggtggtggagtcatcatccctggaggtgtccagggaaggaGTGGACGTGTCACTTTGTGCTCCGGGCTGGTTTTAAAGGTGGGGATCTGCTACAGGTTGgattaatgattctgtgattctgtgtctCATCTGTGATTCTGTCTGTGATCATGATTCTGTGTCTTGGGTTTGAAATGTGGGGACCATCCAAGACAAAACTACCCAGAGCCTAGAAGCACTGTAGGAACTCTTTGGAACAAATTGGATGCATgttggagagaaaaaacatcTGCTACCCAGATAGCAATATTTCTTCAGTTCTGACTTCTTATTTGAAAGTTAAGCATGGCAATGCCTCAGGTTGGACAGAgcttgagcaacctggtttagttGAAGAAGTCCTTCCAATGCTAACCATTTCATGATTTTATGTGGTGCATGATATGGGTATGATGAGGACCTGAAGAAATCTTGTAGAAGTTGCTGGACAATGGGTGCTCGTGTTGCTGTGGCTGGAGTGGTGGAGGATGTCCCACCAGGAATGTGAGTAAATGCCCTAAGCCCTTTCCTTGCTCCTCCAGGTGAATGCTACTCAGGAGATGAAAATGTGGGCAATGGTGTCAGCTGCCCCTTTGGCTCCTACCGAGATGCCCAGCAGCCATTCAGCTGCAGGACCTGCCCCTGCAGGCTCggccagggctgctctgtgaGGCCGGGCAGCGAGGAGGTTGTCTGTGACGACTgccctcctggagctgctggtaaTGCCCTTCTTGTTTGTGCTCTGCCTTTTTCTACAGGCATACTTGGAGCTGGGTAGATCAGCACCATAGTCTCAGCCCAGCTTACCTGTGACCCTGCCACTCTTGCCTGCAGTGGGGTGTTTGAGCACCAAGGGTTGGGTAAACACACCTTGTCATGCTCTGGGAAAAGTTCTCATCTAAATATAACATGGATGGAGAAAGGATGGGTAGGAGAGGGAGGGGAACAAAgaacaaggaaagaaacaaatagGAAACAACTTTTAGAAGGTCATTTGTGGCACCCAGCTTTCGAGAGCGTGTGTGGGCCATTGGCCGTGGTGGTGATGACAGCAGACCAGCTGTTGTGCCAACCCTGATGGGGCTGAACACCCCCATTTCTGTGGGGCACAAGCAGCCTCTGCCTCCCGGGCACAAGCATTAACTTCTGCTTGTCTCTCCTTTCCCAGGTGCCAATTGTGAGTACTGTGCCGATGGCTATTTTGGAgatccagcagcttcccagccctgccagctgtgccagtgcaATGGCAATGTGGAGCCCAATGCCGTGGGCAACTGCGACCGCCGGACCGGCGAGTGCCTCAAGTGCATCTACAACACCACTGGCTTCTACTGCAACCGCTGCAAGGATGGCTTCTTTGGGAACCCCCTAGCCCCTGACCCTGCTCACAAATGCAGAGGTGAGATCCAGGTGCTGTCTGAGCTGGGGATGAGTAAGAAAACTGATGACTGACTATGGAGTGGTTTCATGGGAAAGAGGATGCTGAACAGTGGGAATGGTGAGCAGGAACCAAAGCACAGGGCTAAATGGTAGGAGGAAAGCAGGGAGAGATGTACTGTGGCTTGAGGTGGGGCCAGGCCCCCCCTGAATCTGTATCACTGTgacctgcagcctgtgcctgtgACTCAGTTGGTGCTGAGCCCATGAAGTGCAGGAGTGACGGGAGCTGCATCTGCAAACCTGGCTTTGAGGGTCCCCGCTGTGAAGAGAGTGAGTGCCCAGCTTGCTATGGCCAGGTGAAAGTGCAGGTGAGCAtctgtgccagccccagggccaCTAAGCAGCAAGAACTGCAGTGATTTGCTCACCCTCAGTGTCTTCTCCTGTCTTCCTCAAGCATCTACTCCTGATGCAAGTGAAATGTGAATTCAAACCTTAGCTTTGTACCTGATTTAGCTGATCCTTTGTGCCACATCTTAAAATGAGCCTTCATTTTGGTCTCTGCTCTTGGTCCTGACTGTGGTCCTGATTCCCACCCCTGCTGGCTGATGGCCTGGTCTGTGGTTGCAGGTGGAGCTGtatctgcagcagctggtggagctggagctgcttttgTCAGAGGTGCAAGCTGGCAGTGGGACCGAGAGTCAAGAGCTGGAGGGGAGGATGCTGGTGGCTGAGGAGATGCTGCAGACCATCCTTAGGGAAACCCTGAGCCTGCAAGGTACCACCTGCCCACTGCCCTTGGATGTGGCCAAGTGGGCTGTATCAGAGAGGGTTATGCTGCCTGGGCCTTTTTGCATAGCAACGAGTTTCTCTTCAgcctttctcttcccttctcgCCAGCCTCTGGCAGGTCTCTGGAAGGACGTGTGGCCCGGATGAAGGGGCAAGGGTCCAGCTCCCAGAGTCACTTGGATGAGATCAAGGCAGCCGTGGGGACACTGAGGTCTTTGGGGAACCTGTATGAGAGGCAGGTGCAGGAGACCCgtcagctgctggagagagccagGCTGGACCTGGAACGCAGTGGTGCTACTCTCCTTTGGGTGGTAAGAGCATCCCATGTGACATGCTCCTAGTCCAGCTCAGGGctgcaaaaaaaatcaacagagaAAGCAAGGATTTAAAGAATTACAGATGTTGCTTTGTGAATGAATGTAGGTGTTCTGGGTGTCCTTTCTTTGGAGTCAGGACCTTGAGACGAGCTGGTAGGAGCCTTTGGGGGTTGTGGAGGTTTGATATCCTGTAGTTGCCTCTTTCACTGCCAAACTggatggagagcagggaagagcacTCACAcctctcttccttcctccttcctcagaCCGTTCCTGTTTCAAGCTTTCCTGGGGGTTTGAATCAGTTcttgctgctggcacaggaggCTCTGAGACTGGCCAACAGGTGAGGTGCTGCCACTGTTAGCcaaaagagaggagaggaggacTGAGATCCTGCTAGGTGCCCAGAAGATCCTTTTTGGAGGGTTCTGGTTGACATCTGccagcactggagcaggggaagatgCAGCTCTTGGGCTGTCTTTGCTGCCCTATAAAGTTGTCCTCAGTTGTCTTTGAGGATGTAATAATATGTAATTTAGAAGCATCTTTGGGATCAGAGCTTTGCCCTTGGATGTCCAGTTGGAACATAGAGCTTCTGCCCTCCCCAATGCTCCTCTGTCCTTGGGAGGTGCAAGAGGAAGAAGCAATATATGGGTCCCCTTCGCAGACATGCTGTGTTTCCCAAGGGGGTGTGATCCAGCATCAGTGAATGATGAGTAAAGGAAGTTGGTGGAGAAAACTTGGGTGGGAGCCATTTCTGACAAGCctcctctgtgctctgcagccacACACAAGCAGCCAATGCCATTGACCAAGCTGCAAAGGCGGCACGGGAAGATGCACGGcaggc is a window from the Poecile atricapillus isolate bPoeAtr1 chromosome 7, bPoeAtr1.hap1, whole genome shotgun sequence genome containing:
- the LAMC2 gene encoding laminin subunit gamma-2 isoform X1 encodes the protein MAECWLLTVARLAAFLLPAALSTRSGEDCDCNGMSRQCIFDWQLLRETGNGYRCLGCLGNTEGTHCERCKDGFFRRRGEQCCLPCLCHTWGSLSPQCDSDGRCSCKPGVMGDKCDRCQLGFESLSEAGCWRSGQSLQCECDPAGSMGACQSGLCVCKESTTGERCQRCKRHFYNLDARNPAGCSPCFCYGHSVTCISADNHSVHNITSTFQQGTEGWRGVHESGSPAQLQWSPRHQDAFIAARRSEPIYFVAPAKFLGNQQLSYGQMLSFDYRLDRGGHQSSPHDVVLEGHGLRVSAPFLPQGKVLPCGISQMYTFRLDEHPSSNWSPRLNHFEFRRLLGNLTALWIRATFGEYSSGYIDNVTLVSARPVPGAPAPWVERCQCPAPYRGQFCESCAPGYRRNAPSQGPFSICVPCNCQGGGICDPDTGECYSGDENVGNGVSCPFGSYRDAQQPFSCRTCPCRLGQGCSVRPGSEEVVCDDCPPGAAGANCEYCADGYFGDPAASQPCQLCQCNGNVEPNAVGNCDRRTGECLKCIYNTTGFYCNRCKDGFFGNPLAPDPAHKCRACACDSVGAEPMKCRSDGSCICKPGFEGPRCEESECPACYGQVKVQVELYLQQLVELELLLSEVQAGSGTESQELEGRMLVAEEMLQTILRETLSLQASGRSLEGRVARMKGQGSSSQSHLDEIKAAVGTLRSLGNLYERQVQETRQLLERARLDLERSGATLLWVTVPVSSFPGGLNQFLLLAQEALRLANSHTQAANAIDQAAKAAREDARQALELLRAAAGGEATLGSLPGLQRRYKELKSLAGGLKADADGMAFKADTAYQVSLVLLSSLSRLTEMDIGSLKEEASRLKKDTSTLLGLVDTSLAEYRGLQNHMGHWEEEAKQLLQGQEGKKMKLTQLLSRATLARSTALQAMSAGNATFYEVEQILKSLKEFNLQADDKRREAKDDMRRLPIISSMVTTAREKTDQAKGIVDRAASESKAGSSVVGEVKEIIMGIQEEIAQLKGEANKTADGVLALEKAVATLRHEAKEADDAFERKLLEVEADAAVIEKTAQETQRVHDKAGQAGAAVQQTLSALEELLHLMNQPGAMDEDGLRQLEANFRKAKNRSKQLKVEMSELEQTTALQKDRVRMLESSIDDILPDIKNLEDIQNNLPPGCYNTKAIELP
- the LAMC2 gene encoding laminin subunit gamma-2 isoform X2, with product MAECWLLTVARLAAFLLPAALSTRSGEDCDCNGMSRQCIFDWQLLRETGNGYRCLGCLGNTEGTHCERCKDGFFRRRGEQCCLPCLCHTWGSLSPQCDSDGRCSCKPGVMGDKCDRCQLGFESLSEAGCWRSGQSLQCECDPAGSMGACQSGLCVCKESTTGERCQRCKRHFYNLDARNPAGCSPCFCYGHSVTCISADNHSVHNITSTFQQGTEGWRGVHESGSPAQLQWSPRHQDAFIAARRSEPIYFVAPAKFLGNQQLSYGQMLSFDYRLDRGGHQSSPHDVVLEGHGLRVSAPFLPQGKVLPCGISQMYTFRLDEHPSSNWSPRLNHFEFRRLLGNLTALWIRATFGEYSECYSGDENVGNGVSCPFGSYRDAQQPFSCRTCPCRLGQGCSVRPGSEEVVCDDCPPGAAGANCEYCADGYFGDPAASQPCQLCQCNGNVEPNAVGNCDRRTGECLKCIYNTTGFYCNRCKDGFFGNPLAPDPAHKCRACACDSVGAEPMKCRSDGSCICKPGFEGPRCEESECPACYGQVKVQVELYLQQLVELELLLSEVQAGSGTESQELEGRMLVAEEMLQTILRETLSLQASGRSLEGRVARMKGQGSSSQSHLDEIKAAVGTLRSLGNLYERQVQETRQLLERARLDLERSGATLLWVTVPVSSFPGGLNQFLLLAQEALRLANSHTQAANAIDQAAKAAREDARQALELLRAAAGGEATLGSLPGLQRRYKELKSLAGGLKADADGMAFKADTAYQVSLVLLSSLSRLTEMDIGSLKEEASRLKKDTSTLLGLVDTSLAEYRGLQNHMGHWEEEAKQLLQGQEGKKMKLTQLLSRATLARSTALQAMSAGNATFYEVEQILKSLKEFNLQADDKRREAKDDMRRLPIISSMVTTAREKTDQAKGIVDRAASESKAGSSVVGEVKEIIMGIQEEIAQLKGEANKTADGVLALEKAVATLRHEAKEADDAFERKLLEVEADAAVIEKTAQETQRVHDKAGQAGAAVQQTLSALEELLHLMNQPGAMDEDGLRQLEANFRKAKNRSKQLKVEMSELEQTTALQKDRVRMLESSIDDILPDIKNLEDIQNNLPPGCYNTKAIELP